A single genomic interval of Helianthus annuus cultivar XRQ/B chromosome 13, HanXRQr2.0-SUNRISE, whole genome shotgun sequence harbors:
- the LOC110900032 gene encoding 1-aminocyclopropane-1-carboxylate oxidase homolog 1 gives MALAKTIASVYDRATELKSFDQTKSGVQGLIDAGIKQVPRIFFINQSKSIRKTSNSLELPVVDLGSTDRALTIEKIRMASENMGFFQVVNHGIPLSVMNEALQGVRRFHEQDVEIKKRFYTRDASRPVVYNSNFDLYTSPTANWRDTFFSFMAPSPPPPEELPEVCRDIQIEYSNQVLKLGGLLFRLISEALGLKPSYLGDLDCDKGLAFFGHCYPACPQPDLTMGTTKHTDTGFLTVLLQDDIGGLQILHQNQWVDVPPTPGALVINIGDLLQMMSNDKLKSVEHRVVANEKGSRVSVACFFSNSLAPLTKLYGPIKELVSDENPPRYRETTVHDYMQYSLSTALDGAPRLLHLKL, from the exons ATGGCTCTTGCCAAAACCATAGCTTCAGTCTACGATCGAGCAACCGAACTCAAATCATTCGACCAAACAAAATCTGGAGTCCAAGGCCTTATCGATGCTGGAATCAAACAAGTCCCTCGCATCTTCTTCATCAATCAATCGAAAAGCATTCGCAAAACTTCCAACTCTTTGGAACTTCCTGTGGTAGACCTTGGGTCCACCGATAGAGCATTGACGATTGAGAAGATCCGTATGGCCTCAGAAAACATGGGGTTTTTTCAAGTGGTGAACCACGGAATCCCATTGAGTGTGATGAACGAGGCGCTACAAGGTGTCCGTAGATTTCATGAACAAGATGTGGAGATTAAAAAAAGGTTTTACACTAGAGATGCGTCGAGGCCCGTGGTGTATAATAGCAATTTCGATTTGTATACTTCTCCCACAGCGAACTGGAGAGACACATTTTTTTCATTCATGGCACCATCGCCCCCGCCCCCGGAAGAATTGCCAGAGGTTTGTAGAGACATTCAAATCGAGTACTCAAATCAAGTGCTGAAACTAGGCGGCTTATTGTTTCGGTTGATCTCAGAGGCCTTAGGTCTAAAACCAAGTTACTTGGGAGATCTGGATTGTGACAAGGGGCTCGCATTCTTCGGCCATTGTTACCCTGCCTGTCCACAACCAGATCTAACCATGGGTACAACCAAACATACAGACACTGGTTTCCTGACTGTGCTTCTACAAGATGATATCGGCGGGCTGCAAATACTTcatcaaaatcaatgggttgatGTTCCACCTACTCCGGGTGCGCTTGTCATCAATATCGGTGATCTATTGCAG ATGATGTCTAATGACAAATTGAAAAGTGTGGAGCATAGAGTGGTGGCAAATGAGAAAGGGTCGAGGGTGTCCGTGGCGTGTTTTTTCAGCAACTCGTTAGCTCCATTGACGAAGCTATATGGACCTATCAAGGAGTTGGTTTCCGATGAGAACCCACCGAGGTACAGGGAAACCACTGTTCATGACTACATGCAGTATTCCTTGTCTACAGCACTTGATGGTGCTCCTCGTTTACTTCATTTGAAGCTTTAA